One Thermicanus aegyptius DSM 12793 DNA segment encodes these proteins:
- a CDS encoding sulfurtransferase TusA family protein, with translation MCTIIRLIDARGSESPIPLMELIRSLKSSEEGDVVHILANDQSSVRDIPIWTQKMGHQLLYTHKEKNYWKIAIRKKVKKTSNP, from the coding sequence ATGTGTACCATCATTCGGCTGATTGATGCCAGGGGAAGCGAATCGCCCATCCCACTGATGGAACTCATTCGAAGCCTAAAAAGTTCGGAGGAGGGAGATGTGGTTCATATTCTGGCAAATGACCAAAGTTCGGTTCGGGATATCCCGATTTGGACGCAAAAGATGGGCCATCAACTCCTTTATACCCATAAAGAGAAGAATTATTGGAAGATCGCTATCCGAAAAAAGGTAAAAAAAACATCTAACCCATAG
- a CDS encoding ThiF family adenylyltransferase: MDPFLHARYSRQILFPAIGMEGQKKLGASRVAIVGMGALGTVLANHMVRAGVGFIRLIDRDFVEESNLQRQMLYDEEDAAQFLPKAIAAAKKLRKINSSIRIEPHMVDLNPENADELLSDVHLILDGSDNFQVRYLINDVAVKYRIPWVYGAAVRARGMFTVIRPEATPCYRCLFPTPPEGRGETCDTVGVIGPIIHVVASYQAAEGLKILLGEDHHLNPHLEQFELWKNEHLQIDVRRGRNPDCPTCVHRRFDFLDFHLGSEQYTSLCGRDTVQILPRGKREVNLAEIATRLTPLGKVQKTEYLVRFDIEPYRLIFFQDGRVMVHGTNDVTAAKTLYAKYVGN; the protein is encoded by the coding sequence GTGGATCCCTTTTTACATGCTCGCTATTCCCGCCAGATTCTTTTTCCCGCCATCGGGATGGAGGGTCAGAAGAAGTTGGGCGCATCCCGTGTGGCCATCGTAGGGATGGGAGCACTGGGAACCGTCCTGGCCAATCATATGGTTCGCGCCGGCGTTGGATTTATCCGCTTGATCGATCGGGATTTTGTGGAGGAGAGCAATCTTCAGCGGCAGATGCTCTATGATGAAGAGGATGCGGCACAATTCCTTCCCAAGGCGATTGCTGCGGCGAAGAAGCTCAGGAAGATCAATTCCAGCATTCGGATCGAGCCCCATATGGTCGATCTAAACCCGGAGAACGCCGACGAATTACTGTCCGATGTCCATCTGATCTTGGACGGCAGCGATAATTTTCAAGTCCGTTATCTGATCAACGATGTAGCGGTAAAATATAGAATTCCGTGGGTCTATGGGGCTGCGGTCCGAGCACGGGGCATGTTCACGGTGATCCGGCCTGAAGCCACTCCCTGTTATCGCTGCCTCTTCCCCACTCCACCGGAAGGGCGAGGGGAAACCTGCGATACCGTGGGGGTCATCGGACCGATCATCCATGTTGTCGCCTCGTATCAAGCGGCGGAAGGTCTAAAGATTTTACTTGGGGAAGATCACCACCTCAATCCCCATCTGGAACAATTCGAGCTATGGAAGAACGAACACCTGCAGATCGACGTCCGTCGCGGAAGGAATCCCGATTGCCCTACCTGTGTTCATCGTCGTTTTGATTTCTTAGATTTTCATTTGGGGAGTGAACAATATACCTCCCTCTGTGGACGGGATACGGTGCAGATTCTCCCCAGAGGAAAAAGGGAAGTGAACCTCGCCGAGATCGCGACTCGCCTCACTCCTTTAGGTAAGGTGCAAAAAACGGAGTATCTCGTTCGTTTTGACATTGAACCATACCGCCTCATTTTCTTTCAGGATGGACGCGTAATGGTTCATGGAACGAACGATGTCACGGCAGCCAAAACGCTGTACGCAAAATATGTGGGGAACTGA
- a CDS encoding NUDIX hydrolase: MAEVAAGGIVYRRQGGGTEILMIEDRFGHWSYPKGHSEGNEKPEDTALREIQEETGIIGKIIAPLSSISYRYEAEGRRGEKRVDYFLVEYVSGKTRPQFEEIGNVHWLSPEAAWKKQVEQGYENNRILLEQAFIKLGLSLPEDRSNRECSP; this comes from the coding sequence ATGGCTGAAGTGGCTGCAGGAGGGATCGTTTACCGCCGCCAAGGGGGAGGGACCGAAATTCTCATGATTGAAGATCGCTTTGGGCATTGGTCCTACCCAAAAGGTCACTCGGAGGGGAATGAAAAACCGGAGGACACGGCTTTGAGGGAGATTCAGGAGGAGACGGGGATCATAGGGAAAATCATCGCTCCTTTGTCCAGCATCTCTTACCGGTATGAAGCGGAAGGAAGAAGAGGGGAGAAGAGGGTTGATTATTTTCTCGTTGAGTATGTGAGCGGGAAGACGAGGCCCCAGTTCGAGGAGATAGGCAATGTACATTGGCTTTCTCCGGAAGCGGCGTGGAAGAAGCAGGTGGAACAGGGGTATGAGAATAACCGCATCCTCTTAGAACAAGCTTTTATCAAACTTGGACTTTCTCTACCTGAAGATCGTTCGAATCGGGAATGTTCCCCTTGA
- the deoC gene encoding deoxyribose-phosphate aldolase has product MEAQELSRYIDHTLLKPEADRDSIVKLCREAKEYGFASVCVNPMWVPLCKDELEGSDVKVCTVIGFPLGANTTETKVYETLKAIKDGASEVDMVIRLGSVKSGDWKSVEEDIHAVVEAAKPTALVKVILETGYLTREEKVKACRVSEKAGADFVKTSTGFGKGGATLEDIRLMRETVGKQMGVKASGGIRDYDTAIRMIEAGATRIGASSGVQIVTGGQKFGSAY; this is encoded by the coding sequence ATGGAAGCACAAGAGTTGTCCCGCTATATCGACCATACTTTACTTAAACCGGAAGCGGATCGGGATTCGATCGTGAAATTATGCCGGGAAGCCAAAGAATATGGATTTGCTTCCGTCTGCGTCAATCCGATGTGGGTTCCCCTTTGCAAAGACGAATTGGAAGGAAGCGATGTGAAGGTATGTACCGTTATCGGATTTCCTTTGGGCGCCAACACGACGGAAACAAAGGTTTATGAAACCTTAAAAGCCATAAAGGATGGCGCCTCCGAGGTGGACATGGTGATCCGGCTGGGAAGCGTGAAATCCGGAGACTGGAAATCGGTTGAAGAGGATATTCACGCCGTGGTGGAGGCGGCGAAACCAACCGCTCTGGTCAAGGTGATTTTAGAGACGGGCTATCTTACCCGAGAGGAAAAGGTGAAAGCTTGTCGGGTGTCTGAAAAGGCCGGGGCGGATTTTGTCAAAACCTCCACCGGGTTTGGAAAAGGAGGAGCAACCCTTGAGGATATCCGTCTGATGAGGGAAACAGTGGGAAAGCAGATGGGAGTAAAAGCTTCTGGAGGAATCCGGGATTATGATACGGCAATCCGGATGATCGAAGCGGGAGCAACTCGCATCGGAGCAAGCAGCGGGGTTCAAATCGTAACGGGAGGGCAGAAATTCGGTTCAGCGTACTAA
- a CDS encoding YugN-like family protein, producing the protein MIEIPSRLEGKTFLLDTLEEKLKPLGFTIGGNWDYDQGLFDYKLAGEAGGYLFLRIPFKAVKEQLDSYGTVVETGTPFLLSHKFKAGPDDRSEIGVLSAAINQFSEPQDPDAAVPEKYIPVGRRLVHDLELILLED; encoded by the coding sequence ATGATTGAAATTCCATCCCGTTTGGAAGGGAAAACTTTCTTGCTTGATACACTGGAGGAGAAATTGAAACCGCTGGGTTTCACGATTGGAGGAAATTGGGATTATGATCAGGGGTTATTTGATTATAAGCTAGCCGGTGAAGCGGGGGGGTATCTTTTTTTGCGCATTCCGTTTAAAGCGGTGAAAGAACAGCTTGATTCGTATGGAACCGTGGTCGAAACCGGCACCCCTTTTTTATTGTCGCATAAGTTTAAAGCCGGACCGGATGATCGTTCCGAGATAGGTGTCTTAAGCGCTGCAATAAATCAATTTTCCGAACCGCAAGATCCGGATGCAGCGGTTCCGGAGAAGTATATCCCCGTTGGGCGGAGACTTGTCCATGATTTAGAACTAATTCTCCTTGAAGACTAG
- a CDS encoding NAD(P)/FAD-dependent oxidoreductase: MAKRIAILGGGTAGTTLANRLARQLSHEIRKGEAEVLLISNTDRHIYQPGYLFVAFNEKPLDHFIRPQKSLVHRLVTMVYDDVEKIDVEKKELLSKRNRYAYDYLVIATGSYPDFDAVPGMKEITYNFYTPEGAEKLRDRLATFEGGKIMIVIDVPHKCPAAPLEVTLMLDDYFRRRNMRDKVELLYTYPIGRIHSLQPVADWALPEFEKRNIQYETYFNMESIDPEKKTVNTMDGAEHPFDLLISIPAHKGAPVVLNSGLGDESGFIPTDRYTLKMVGHDDVYVIGDATNLPISKAGSTAHYESETLTHNLISRIRGLPETKLYDGRVACFLENSLGDASFIIFDYNHPPKPADTSELIHWFKAMYNELYWLTARGLM; the protein is encoded by the coding sequence ATGGCAAAACGCATCGCAATTCTTGGCGGAGGGACGGCAGGGACAACCTTGGCTAACCGCTTAGCCAGGCAGTTGTCTCATGAAATCCGAAAAGGAGAAGCGGAGGTCCTCCTCATCTCCAATACGGATCGACATATTTACCAACCGGGTTATCTCTTCGTCGCTTTTAACGAAAAGCCTTTGGATCATTTTATACGGCCTCAAAAGAGCTTGGTTCATCGTCTCGTCACCATGGTTTATGATGATGTGGAAAAGATCGATGTGGAGAAAAAAGAGCTGCTCTCCAAGAGAAATCGGTATGCCTATGATTATCTCGTGATTGCTACCGGTTCCTATCCTGATTTTGATGCCGTTCCAGGTATGAAGGAAATCACTTATAATTTTTACACTCCGGAGGGAGCAGAAAAACTTCGGGATCGTCTGGCTACTTTTGAAGGGGGAAAAATCATGATTGTCATTGATGTTCCCCATAAATGTCCGGCGGCTCCCCTGGAGGTAACCCTTATGTTGGATGATTATTTCCGCAGACGGAACATGCGGGATAAAGTGGAATTGCTCTACACCTATCCCATTGGTCGGATCCATTCCTTGCAACCGGTCGCGGATTGGGCTTTACCGGAGTTTGAAAAGCGGAATATACAGTACGAAACGTATTTTAATATGGAAAGCATTGATCCTGAGAAGAAAACGGTAAACACCATGGATGGAGCGGAGCATCCCTTTGATCTGCTCATCTCCATTCCGGCGCATAAAGGGGCTCCTGTCGTCTTAAATTCCGGACTTGGCGACGAATCAGGCTTTATCCCCACAGATCGGTACACTTTGAAGATGGTAGGGCATGATGATGTGTATGTGATCGGAGATGCGACCAATCTGCCCATTAGTAAAGCTGGATCTACCGCCCACTATGAAAGCGAGACATTAACCCATAACCTCATAAGCCGCATCCGGGGACTTCCGGAAACGAAGCTTTATGACGGAAGAGTGGCATGTTTCTTGGAGAATAGCTTGGGGGATGCCAGCTTCATCATCTTTGATTATAACCATCCTCCGAAACCTGCCGATACTTCCGAACTAATCCATTGGTTTAAGGCGATGTACAACGAGCTCTACTGGTTAACAGCCCGTGGATTAATGTAG
- the thiE gene encoding thiamine phosphate synthase codes for MIETLGMKESLLLYFIMGSHNTPHDPLWVLQEAIQGGITCFQFREKGEKAARGAEKVEWARALQEICRAYRIPFLVDDEVDLALFLDAEGVHIGQEDGEIEEVRRKIGDHKILGVSIHTVEEAHIAQEKGADYLGVGPIYPTSSKKDAKEPVGPAFIRELRDQGIHLPIVGIGGITRENAARITEAGADGIALISAICQAQNPREEAALLRKEAKLGIYRRMER; via the coding sequence ATGATCGAGACATTGGGGATGAAAGAGAGTTTGCTTCTTTATTTCATCATGGGAAGCCATAATACCCCCCATGATCCTCTCTGGGTGTTGCAGGAGGCGATCCAAGGAGGGATTACCTGTTTTCAGTTTCGGGAGAAAGGGGAGAAGGCTGCACGAGGAGCGGAAAAGGTGGAATGGGCAAGGGCGTTGCAGGAGATTTGTCGTGCCTATCGCATTCCCTTTCTGGTGGATGATGAGGTGGATCTGGCCCTTTTCCTCGATGCGGAGGGGGTCCATATCGGCCAGGAGGATGGAGAGATTGAAGAAGTAAGGAGAAAAATCGGGGACCATAAGATTCTGGGAGTTTCTATCCATACGGTGGAAGAGGCACATATCGCGCAAGAAAAGGGGGCCGATTACCTGGGCGTTGGTCCCATCTATCCCACCTCATCGAAGAAAGATGCGAAAGAGCCGGTGGGCCCCGCCTTTATACGGGAGTTGCGGGATCAGGGGATTCATCTTCCTATTGTAGGGATTGGCGGGATCACGAGGGAAAATGCGGCGAGGATTACGGAGGCGGGGGCGGATGGAATCGCTTTGATCTCTGCGATTTGTCAAGCCCAAAACCCAAGGGAGGAGGCCGCTCTGCTGCGGAAAGAAGCAAAGTTGGGCATCTATAGGCGGATGGAGAGGTAG
- a CDS encoding Na/Pi cotransporter family protein: MEIQVFLPILVGLILFFFGLALMRTGLEALAQGRRQEIIARFARTPLYGFITGTLVTAFLQSSSAVTILIVGFVNAGILTFSQSIGLILGANVGTTLTLQILAFSLEDFLLPLFLISFLFWLMPERRVKRIGLAMGGVTLMLLSLSVMGSGARLLLEDSFTRPFFLRINENPLIAFSLGLLATALIQSSTAMLATTMIFMKNQMISLPAGVAILLGSNIGTCLDTYLSSIGGSPEGKKVAYAHILLNVGGALLFLPLLHPFSTFISHLSPDAERQLAHAQTLFNLVTSLFVLPFSAHFARLIERITGKEKSPC, encoded by the coding sequence ATGGAAATTCAAGTTTTTCTTCCGATTTTGGTGGGACTTATCCTTTTTTTCTTCGGTCTTGCCCTGATGCGAACGGGATTAGAAGCATTGGCCCAAGGAAGAAGGCAGGAAATCATCGCCCGGTTCGCCCGGACTCCTCTCTACGGATTCATCACCGGAACACTCGTCACTGCCTTTTTACAGAGTTCCAGTGCAGTTACGATCCTGATCGTGGGATTTGTGAATGCCGGGATCCTCACCTTTTCCCAATCGATCGGCCTCATCTTAGGCGCCAATGTGGGAACCACCTTAACCCTCCAAATCCTCGCATTTTCATTGGAAGATTTTCTTCTTCCCTTGTTTCTCATAAGTTTTCTTTTTTGGCTTATGCCTGAAAGGAGGGTGAAAAGGATCGGTTTGGCGATGGGAGGTGTAACTCTCATGCTGTTGAGTCTTTCGGTGATGGGCTCGGGAGCTCGGCTGTTACTGGAAGATTCCTTTACCCGTCCTTTTTTTCTTCGGATCAACGAGAATCCTTTGATTGCCTTCTCTCTCGGTCTCCTCGCCACGGCCCTGATTCAAAGCAGTACCGCAATGCTGGCGACGACCATGATTTTCATGAAAAATCAAATGATCTCTTTGCCGGCCGGTGTAGCCATTCTTTTGGGAAGCAATATCGGCACCTGTTTGGATACCTATCTCTCCAGTATTGGGGGATCTCCGGAGGGAAAAAAGGTGGCCTATGCCCACATCCTCTTAAATGTGGGAGGAGCTCTCCTTTTCCTTCCCCTTCTTCATCCTTTCTCTACTTTCATATCCCATCTTTCCCCTGATGCAGAGAGGCAACTGGCCCATGCCCAAACCCTGTTTAATCTGGTCACTTCCTTATTTGTCCTTCCCTTTTCCGCCCATTTCGCCCGCTTGATCGAACGGATCACAGGAAAGGAAAAATCTCCTTGTTAA
- a CDS encoding ATP-binding cassette domain-containing protein: MILNLPVFHLVPGKISALIGPNGAGKTTLLRALNLLEKPLHGEIDFYGRVLDLAENQSRQILEVRREMTLVAQRPTLFQTTLYENIAIGLRYRKVKEAKIREEVMRVLEQVDLVGKAKQPAYTLSGGEIQRAALARALVLKPKLLLLDEATANLDPTQVEIIEEVIRSENRERQTTILFVTHHFAQARRLSHYLYFLYQGKLIEEGETETLFITPKTPLLQDYLQGRMIY; this comes from the coding sequence ATGATCCTAAACCTCCCCGTTTTTCATCTCGTGCCTGGGAAAATATCGGCTCTCATCGGACCAAATGGGGCAGGAAAAACTACGTTACTCCGTGCGCTCAATCTCCTCGAAAAACCCCTCCATGGAGAAATTGATTTTTATGGACGGGTCCTTGATCTTGCAGAAAATCAATCACGTCAAATTCTTGAAGTACGGCGGGAAATGACACTGGTGGCGCAACGCCCCACCCTATTTCAGACAACCCTTTATGAGAACATTGCCATTGGGCTCCGTTATCGAAAGGTAAAAGAGGCGAAAATTCGTGAAGAGGTGATGCGGGTGTTGGAACAGGTGGATTTAGTGGGGAAAGCGAAACAACCGGCCTATACTCTCTCCGGCGGAGAGATACAGCGTGCGGCACTCGCCCGCGCCCTAGTCCTTAAACCAAAACTTCTCTTATTGGATGAAGCGACCGCCAATCTTGATCCGACTCAAGTGGAAATCATCGAAGAAGTGATTCGTAGCGAAAACCGTGAGAGGCAGACGACCATTCTTTTTGTCACCCATCACTTCGCTCAAGCCAGACGTCTTTCCCATTACCTTTATTTCCTCTATCAAGGAAAACTGATCGAAGAAGGAGAAACGGAAACCCTCTTCATCACACCAAAAACCCCCCTCTTACAAGATTACCTTCAGGGAAGAATGATCTACTAA
- a CDS encoding sulfurtransferase TusA family protein has product MSEVTKKVDARGSFCPGPLMELIKAVKGSQVGDVIEVLSSDAGSAKDIPEWVKKMGHEMVYSEKEGDYWKIAVRKMK; this is encoded by the coding sequence ATGAGCGAGGTAACGAAAAAAGTGGATGCCCGGGGTTCCTTTTGTCCCGGTCCTCTCATGGAGTTAATTAAAGCGGTGAAAGGCTCCCAGGTTGGGGATGTGATCGAGGTCCTCTCCAGCGATGCCGGTTCTGCAAAAGATATTCCCGAGTGGGTGAAGAAGATGGGGCATGAAATGGTTTATTCGGAAAAAGAGGGAGATTATTGGAAGATCGCCGTTAGAAAGATGAAATAG
- a CDS encoding DsrE/DsrF/DrsH-like family protein, which translates to MEKYLKKEEGLMEQQAPKLSIILLSEELEKVHAAALVGSVAAMSGMEVNFFVTMNGLVPFLKESVASKNFKTGTVGKALVEKAQPFYELIENGKEMGNLKVYACALAMDVKGWKKEDLIDLFDDVIGVTAFFGISQGGMIITM; encoded by the coding sequence ATGGAAAAATACCTTAAAAAGGAGGAAGGTTTAATGGAACAGCAAGCCCCGAAGCTCTCCATCATTCTTTTGTCCGAGGAGCTGGAAAAGGTTCATGCAGCTGCTCTCGTAGGCTCTGTAGCCGCCATGTCCGGGATGGAGGTCAATTTCTTCGTGACGATGAATGGACTGGTTCCTTTCCTGAAAGAGAGCGTCGCTTCGAAGAACTTTAAAACAGGGACGGTTGGGAAGGCGCTGGTGGAAAAAGCTCAACCATTCTATGAATTGATCGAGAATGGGAAAGAAATGGGCAATTTGAAGGTGTATGCTTGTGCTTTAGCCATGGACGTGAAAGGATGGAAAAAGGAAGACCTGATCGACCTCTTTGACGATGTGATCGGCGTAACCGCATTCTTTGGAATTTCCCAAGGGGGAATGATTATTACCATGTAG
- a CDS encoding DUF1641 domain-containing protein, translating to MPTDMEKSRLEQVTGLMDVAVSSLTPNMVTDLTEKAVRAVEMLDDLLQPEVLALIQKLPEVSASLERTLTYVQKMEKSGTLATLAELADFVAIAKSSMTGPMISDTMERAIAGLELVDDMVQKGVLDLAGGMVEALDQAQQDVGKLEKPMGMFQIAGMMKDPDVRQGLTFLMLFLKRWGASWREN from the coding sequence ATGCCAACGGATATGGAGAAAAGCCGCCTCGAACAGGTGACGGGTTTGATGGATGTGGCAGTCAGTTCCCTCACTCCCAATATGGTAACCGATCTGACCGAAAAAGCCGTGAGGGCTGTTGAGATGCTGGATGACCTGTTGCAGCCGGAAGTGTTGGCCCTCATTCAAAAGTTGCCGGAGGTAAGTGCCAGTTTAGAACGAACATTAACATATGTCCAAAAAATGGAGAAAAGCGGTACTCTCGCTACCTTGGCAGAATTGGCCGATTTTGTCGCGATCGCCAAGTCCTCAATGACGGGACCCATGATTTCCGACACCATGGAACGGGCGATTGCCGGGCTTGAATTGGTTGATGATATGGTTCAAAAGGGAGTTCTGGATTTGGCAGGGGGAATGGTTGAAGCTCTGGATCAGGCTCAACAAGATGTTGGAAAACTTGAAAAGCCCATGGGTATGTTTCAAATCGCCGGGATGATGAAAGATCCTGATGTTCGGCAAGGATTGACCTTTCTCATGTTGTTCCTTAAGAGGTGGGGAGCTTCATGGAGGGAAAATTAA
- the mtaB gene encoding tRNA (N(6)-L-threonylcarbamoyladenosine(37)-C(2))-methylthiotransferase MtaB yields the protein MPTVAFHTLGCKVNFYETEAIWQLFKNKGYTQVDFEEEADVYVINTCTVTNTGDKKSRQMIRRAIRKNPNAVVAVTGCYAQTSPAKVLEIPGVDIVIGTQGRDRLLDYVEEYKNSRMPINAVANIMKQKEFEELSVPTFSEKTRAFLKIQEGCNNFCTFCIIPWAKGLSRSRQPESVLQQARTLAANGYREIVLTGIHTGGYGEDLEDYSLPRLLMDLKEIEGLHRIRISSIEASQIGEEMIEVFRNNPKMCRHLHIPLQAGDDTILKSMHRKYTTAQYKEKIEKIKEALPHVAITTDVIVGFPGETEEMFQNTYDYIREIGFAELHVFPYSKRTGTPAARFPNQVPEEVKKERVDRLLELNRELTLRYAKKFEGEVLEVIPEEYYDGDPKSGKVVGYSDNYLRIAFMGSRDLFGKVCRVRLDEAMSEICEGTFARVLEPASV from the coding sequence ATGCCGACCGTTGCTTTTCATACCCTGGGATGTAAAGTGAATTTCTATGAAACAGAAGCGATCTGGCAATTGTTTAAGAATAAAGGATATACCCAAGTAGATTTTGAAGAAGAAGCCGATGTGTATGTGATCAACACCTGTACGGTGACCAATACAGGGGATAAAAAGAGCCGGCAGATGATCCGCCGTGCGATTCGCAAAAATCCCAATGCGGTGGTGGCGGTGACCGGTTGTTATGCCCAGACTTCGCCGGCCAAAGTGCTGGAGATTCCAGGGGTGGATATCGTCATTGGGACTCAGGGACGAGATCGACTCCTTGATTATGTGGAGGAATATAAGAATTCCCGCATGCCGATCAATGCAGTGGCAAATATCATGAAACAGAAGGAATTTGAGGAGCTAAGTGTCCCCACTTTCTCTGAGAAGACCAGGGCGTTCTTAAAGATCCAGGAAGGTTGCAACAATTTTTGCACGTTTTGCATTATTCCATGGGCGAAGGGTCTTTCCCGAAGCCGTCAACCGGAAAGTGTCCTTCAACAGGCCCGCACTCTCGCGGCCAATGGATATCGGGAAATTGTGCTCACAGGGATTCATACCGGAGGGTATGGGGAAGATTTGGAGGATTATTCCCTTCCCCGATTGCTGATGGACTTAAAAGAGATTGAAGGATTGCACCGCATCAGGATTAGCTCCATTGAGGCGAGTCAAATCGGTGAAGAGATGATTGAAGTTTTCCGAAATAACCCGAAAATGTGCCGCCACCTTCATATCCCGTTGCAAGCGGGGGATGATACGATCCTTAAGAGCATGCATCGGAAATATACAACCGCCCAGTATAAAGAAAAGATCGAAAAGATTAAAGAAGCGCTCCCCCATGTGGCCATCACCACCGATGTGATCGTCGGTTTTCCTGGGGAGACGGAGGAGATGTTTCAAAATACGTATGATTACATTCGGGAGATTGGTTTTGCTGAGCTCCACGTCTTCCCTTATTCGAAGCGGACGGGGACACCTGCCGCCCGCTTTCCGAATCAGGTGCCGGAAGAGGTAAAGAAGGAGCGGGTAGATCGTCTACTGGAGTTAAATCGAGAATTAACTCTGCGTTATGCCAAGAAATTCGAAGGGGAGGTTCTCGAAGTGATTCCGGAAGAGTATTATGATGGTGATCCGAAAAGCGGCAAAGTGGTTGGTTATTCCGATAATTATTTGCGCATTGCCTTCATGGGATCTAGGGATTTGTTCGGGAAAGTGTGCCGTGTCCGCCTCGATGAAGCGATGTCCGAGATCTGTGAGGGAACCTTTGCCAGGGTATTGGAGCCGGCTTCGGTGTAG
- a CDS encoding class I SAM-dependent rRNA methyltransferase yields the protein MATIYLKRQRKKRLEQGHPWIYQSEVERIEGEFQPGDLVDVANHQGFFLGIGMVNPRSQIIVRLLTNRKEAIDHSFFLRRVEEAWNYRQRFLPGIRSLRVVYGEADFLPGLIVDKYEEVLVVQILSLGMERQKEKILSALLHVFHPKAIYLRNDVPVRELEGLPLEKGFWYGESPTQIEIEENGLKILVDIKEGQKTGYFFDQRENRASIAPLMNRGGEGVEVLECFTHTGSFTLNALQHGAKRVTALDISPLAIEMAKENVARNGFLEQVEFVVANAFDFLREKVKEGKKWDVVILDPPAFAKNRSRIESALRGYKEINLNALKLIRDGGFLVTSSCSSPVTATMFQEMVQDAAFDTHKILRLVRFSGAGVDHPKIVGVDEGDYLKFAIYEVRSRS from the coding sequence ATGGCTACAATTTATCTGAAAAGGCAACGGAAAAAACGGTTGGAACAGGGGCATCCATGGATTTACCAATCGGAAGTGGAACGAATAGAAGGCGAATTTCAACCAGGGGATTTGGTGGATGTGGCAAATCACCAAGGATTTTTTTTAGGCATCGGCATGGTCAACCCCCGTTCGCAAATTATCGTCCGTCTTCTTACGAACCGAAAAGAGGCGATCGATCACTCCTTCTTCCTGCGACGAGTGGAGGAGGCATGGAACTACCGGCAGCGTTTTCTTCCCGGCATCCGTTCCTTACGGGTGGTCTATGGAGAGGCAGATTTCCTCCCAGGGCTCATTGTCGATAAATATGAAGAGGTTCTCGTGGTGCAGATCCTCTCTTTAGGGATGGAGAGGCAAAAGGAAAAGATCCTGTCCGCTCTTCTTCACGTTTTTCATCCCAAGGCGATCTATCTACGGAACGATGTACCGGTAAGGGAACTGGAAGGGCTTCCTTTGGAGAAAGGCTTCTGGTATGGGGAATCTCCCACGCAAATTGAAATCGAAGAAAACGGCTTAAAGATTTTGGTTGATATTAAAGAGGGCCAAAAGACCGGCTATTTTTTTGACCAACGAGAAAACAGGGCAAGCATCGCTCCCCTGATGAATAGAGGGGGGGAGGGAGTGGAAGTGCTGGAATGCTTCACCCATACCGGTTCATTTACGTTAAATGCCTTACAACATGGTGCAAAACGGGTGACCGCCTTGGATATTTCTCCGCTCGCCATCGAGATGGCTAAGGAAAATGTGGCGAGGAATGGCTTTTTAGAACAGGTGGAGTTTGTCGTGGCCAATGCGTTTGATTTTTTACGGGAGAAGGTGAAGGAAGGGAAAAAGTGGGATGTGGTGATTTTAGATCCTCCCGCCTTTGCCAAGAACAGATCCCGGATCGAATCGGCCTTGCGCGGTTATAAAGAGATTAATCTTAATGCGTTGAAATTGATTCGGGATGGGGGTTTTTTGGTAACCTCAAGCTGCTCTTCTCCGGTTACGGCAACCATGTTTCAGGAAATGGTCCAGGATGCCGCTTTTGATACCCACAAAATCCTCCGCCTCGTCCGCTTCAGCGGAGCGGGAGTTGATCATCCCAAGATTGTCGGGGTGGATGAAGGAGACTACTTGAAATTCGCGATCTATGAGGTGCGCTCAAGGTCTTAG